A region from the Actinoplanes sp. OR16 genome encodes:
- a CDS encoding TetR/AcrR family transcriptional regulator, producing MSGPEPDQLHRDVVQAALPLLGELHTMSTAQIAAAAGVGEADLLAVFPDNQAVLQACFTALTEVIAAVTDPSAEMRTITAIRVDQPLASRLVEVIEVLAAYNRRIRTELDAFHRGIRPTETTADATRRREGLRSFVNSAELRGAVAALLETDEQHLRLPPPVLADAFVNMAFGGTRLLHPDGSPLSPEQIVGLFLHGARRVP from the coding sequence ATGTCCGGACCGGAACCCGATCAGCTCCACCGAGACGTCGTGCAGGCGGCCCTTCCGCTGCTGGGCGAGCTCCACACCATGAGCACCGCGCAGATCGCCGCTGCGGCCGGCGTCGGTGAGGCCGACCTGCTGGCGGTCTTCCCCGACAACCAGGCGGTCCTCCAGGCGTGTTTCACCGCGCTGACCGAGGTCATAGCGGCGGTGACGGACCCGTCCGCAGAGATGCGCACGATCACCGCGATCCGGGTGGATCAGCCGCTCGCGTCCCGGCTCGTCGAGGTGATCGAGGTCCTCGCCGCCTACAACCGCCGCATCCGCACCGAACTCGACGCCTTCCACCGAGGCATCCGCCCCACCGAAACCACGGCCGACGCCACCCGCCGCCGGGAAGGCCTCCGCTCGTTCGTCAACTCGGCGGAACTGCGCGGAGCCGTCGCCGCCCTGCTGGAAACCGACGAGCAGCACCTGCGTCTCCCACCCCCGGTCCTGGCGGACGCGTTCGTCAACATGGCCTTCGGCGGTACTCGCCTGCTCCACCCCGACGGATCGCCGCTGTCACCCGAGCAGATCGTCGGCCTCTTCCTCCACGGCGCGCGGAGGGTGCCGTGA